One genomic window of Acidiferrobacterales bacterium includes the following:
- the argB gene encoding acetylglutamate kinase: protein MTGTKSSTRRSANILLEGLPYIHQFRDKTIVIKYGGNAMNSVELQRDFCRDIVLMKSVGLNPVVVHGGGPQISRAIEAAGLKSRFVNGLRVTDRQTMDIVEKVVTQSINPDLVSMVIEEGWDAFGLGANLGGTFIRAKKLNSDFIDPDSGMPVEYGFVGDVESIDVQLLQLESSDNAIPIVAPIGVDQDGLTYNINADTVAGSVAEAVGAEKLVVLTNTSGILDSQGALISNLTTSQLEGLIEDRTISDGMLPKVRCAKHALDHGVQSVQIVDGQLPHSALLEIFTDAGVGTLLVSDESLDQA from the coding sequence ATGACAGGCACAAAATCCAGTACCAGGCGGTCAGCAAATATTCTTCTTGAGGGACTGCCCTATATTCATCAGTTTCGCGATAAGACTATCGTGATCAAATACGGTGGCAATGCAATGAATTCGGTGGAACTGCAAAGGGATTTTTGTCGTGATATCGTGCTGATGAAGAGTGTGGGGTTGAATCCTGTGGTGGTGCACGGAGGCGGACCCCAGATCAGTCGGGCCATAGAGGCAGCAGGTCTCAAGTCCAGATTCGTGAACGGTCTGAGAGTGACTGACCGGCAGACGATGGACATCGTGGAGAAGGTGGTCACTCAATCCATCAATCCTGACTTGGTCAGTATGGTGATCGAGGAAGGATGGGACGCGTTCGGACTCGGCGCAAACTTGGGCGGTACGTTCATTCGGGCAAAGAAACTGAATTCTGATTTCATTGATCCGGATTCCGGAATGCCGGTGGAATATGGTTTTGTCGGAGATGTTGAGAGTATCGATGTCCAGTTGCTTCAGCTCGAATCCAGCGACAATGCGATTCCGATCGTCGCACCAATCGGTGTCGATCAGGACGGCCTTACCTACAACATCAATGCCGACACGGTCGCCGGCTCGGTCGCTGAGGCGGTCGGGGCCGAAAAGTTGGTGGTGCTGACCAATACGTCGGGCATCCTGGATTCACAAGGTGCGTTGATATCGAATCTGACAACCTCACAGCTCGAGGGTCTGATCGAAGATCGGACGATTTCCGACGGCATGCTGCCAAAGGTACGCTGCGCGAAACATGCGCTGGACCACGGAGTGCAGTCCGTTCAGATCGTCGACGGTCAGCTTCCCCATTCCGCGTTGCTTGAGATCTTTACAGACGCGGGTGTCGGGACGCTGTTGGTCAGCGATGAGTCTCTCGATCAGGCCTGA
- a CDS encoding Hsp20/alpha crystallin family protein — MNQLVRTRDWSTNPVSVFDAGWGLYSPFSKIRNAVPSGAAVLAVDISETDTGYDVVADLPGISKDALNVSVADNVLSIEVSAEKDNEDNLEGRMIRRERYRGKVTRSFKLGEAMDSENIQASYKDGVLSVSVPKKEISQPKKIEVSVH; from the coding sequence ATGAATCAACTTGTAAGAACCAGAGATTGGAGCACAAACCCCGTGTCTGTTTTTGATGCGGGTTGGGGTCTTTACAGTCCCTTTTCGAAGATTCGAAATGCGGTACCGTCGGGAGCTGCTGTGCTTGCGGTCGATATCAGCGAAACTGACACCGGGTATGATGTCGTTGCCGACCTGCCGGGAATTTCGAAGGATGCGCTGAACGTATCGGTTGCCGATAATGTTCTGAGTATCGAGGTCAGTGCCGAGAAGGACAACGAGGACAATCTTGAGGGTCGTATGATTCGCCGGGAACGATACCGGGGAAAGGTGACCAGGTCGTTCAAACTGGGCGAAGCTATGGACAGCGAGAACATTCAAGCCAGTTACAAGGATGGTGTACTGTCCGTTTCTGTGCCGAAGAAAGAAATCTCGCAACCCAAGAAGATTGAAGTTTCGGTTCATTAG
- the hslV gene encoding ATP-dependent protease subunit HslV gives MPTIRSTTILSVRRGDRVVLGGDGQVSLGDTVIKSNTKKVRRLYKDQVLAGFAGGTADAFTLFERFEGKLEEYSGNLVRSAVELAKEWRTDRFLRRLEALLVVCDLNDSLIISGNGDVIQPEDGLMAIGSGGNYAKAAAKALLESTDLDARQIVEKSLAIAGEICVYTNHSITIEELEA, from the coding sequence TTGCCAACAATTCGCAGTACAACAATTCTGTCAGTGCGTCGGGGCGACCGCGTGGTGCTCGGTGGCGACGGACAGGTTTCGCTTGGCGATACCGTGATCAAGTCGAACACCAAGAAAGTTCGGCGACTTTACAAAGATCAGGTGCTGGCGGGATTTGCCGGCGGCACCGCGGATGCGTTTACCTTGTTTGAACGTTTCGAGGGCAAGCTGGAAGAGTACTCGGGAAATCTCGTTCGATCAGCGGTCGAACTGGCAAAGGAGTGGCGAACGGACCGATTTCTCAGACGTCTTGAGGCATTGCTTGTTGTCTGTGACCTGAACGATTCCCTGATTATTTCGGGCAACGGTGATGTGATTCAGCCTGAAGATGGATTGATGGCGATCGGATCCGGTGGCAATTATGCCAAGGCGGCGGCCAAGGCGTTGCTTGAGTCGACGGATCTGGATGCCAGGCAGATCGTTGAGAAAAGTCTTGCCATCGCTGGAGAGATCTGTGTCTATACCAATCACAGCATAACAATTGAAGAGCTGGAGGCTTGA
- a CDS encoding molybdopterin molybdotransferase MoeA, whose translation MDSSPPGPNNCFDPRIGLIPIADAEKALLDEVVPIADTEVVSLPDAVGRILAEPVASTIDVPPHANSAMDGYAVCGDSLPSDGVHRFTVVGTALAGKPWEHPCQPDETVQVMTGAVMPQGTDTVVIQEDVQLENQIAIVSAGHRTGQNVRQAGEDLERDETAVDAGVRVGAAELGVLASVGVGRVCVFRKPIVAIFSTGDELRNAGDDLPPGAIYDSNRYTLIGLLQSMGLEILNLGIIPDDPVHTRTALADASDRADLIITSGGVSTGSADFVIRTLEELGQISLWRIAIRPGRPFAFGKIQDKLFFGLPGNPVAVMVTFYKLVQPALRRLMGQSDVNPVPIMKARALSRFRKKPNRSEVYRAVLSQDDNGEPVVVSTGQQGSGLLSSMSQANCFVLLDDHAASVNPGDMVDVQLFEGLN comes from the coding sequence ATGGATTCTTCGCCACCAGGTCCCAACAATTGCTTTGACCCTCGAATCGGGCTGATTCCAATCGCTGATGCCGAAAAAGCATTGCTTGATGAGGTGGTTCCGATTGCTGATACAGAAGTCGTCTCGCTGCCGGATGCGGTCGGACGGATTCTCGCCGAACCTGTCGCCTCAACGATTGACGTTCCGCCACATGCAAATTCAGCGATGGATGGCTATGCCGTATGCGGTGACTCGCTTCCCTCTGATGGAGTTCATCGGTTCACCGTGGTTGGAACCGCACTGGCAGGCAAGCCGTGGGAACACCCCTGTCAGCCGGATGAGACAGTACAGGTCATGACCGGCGCGGTCATGCCACAGGGAACAGATACCGTCGTAATCCAGGAAGATGTTCAGTTGGAGAATCAGATTGCGATTGTCTCGGCGGGACACAGAACGGGGCAGAATGTCCGTCAGGCCGGAGAGGATCTGGAACGCGACGAAACTGCGGTTGATGCCGGGGTTCGTGTCGGCGCTGCCGAGTTGGGTGTGCTCGCATCGGTTGGAGTCGGTCGGGTCTGCGTATTCAGAAAACCGATTGTCGCTATTTTTTCGACCGGCGACGAACTGCGCAACGCAGGCGATGACCTGCCGCCCGGAGCGATATACGACAGCAATCGATACACACTGATCGGGCTGTTGCAGAGCATGGGACTTGAAATCCTGAATCTGGGCATCATTCCGGATGATCCTGTCCACACGAGAACCGCACTCGCTGATGCCAGCGACCGGGCGGACCTGATCATCACTTCCGGTGGAGTCTCAACTGGCAGTGCTGATTTTGTCATCCGTACGCTGGAAGAACTTGGGCAAATCAGTCTGTGGCGGATTGCGATTCGTCCCGGCCGGCCGTTCGCGTTCGGCAAGATTCAGGACAAGCTGTTTTTCGGCTTGCCGGGCAACCCCGTTGCTGTCATGGTAACTTTCTATAAACTGGTCCAGCCGGCACTTCGTCGATTGATGGGACAGTCTGATGTCAATCCGGTACCGATCATGAAGGCCCGTGCGCTCAGCCGATTCAGAAAGAAGCCGAACAGGTCCGAAGTCTATCGTGCGGTACTGTCGCAGGACGACAACGGGGAACCGGTTGTTGTCAGTACCGGTCAGCAGGGGTCCGGACTGCTCAGCAGCATGTCCCAGGCGAACTGCTTCGTACTGTTGGACGACCATGCCGCTTCTGTGAACCCGGGTGACATGGTCGATGTCCAGTTATTTGAAGGGCTGAACTGA
- the hslU gene encoding ATP-dependent protease ATPase subunit HslU, with the protein MTPREIVQELDKHIIGQLDAKRAVANALRNRWRRLNVEDEDLRAEITPKNILMIGPTGVGKTEIARRLAKLANAPFLKVEASKFTEVGYVGREVDSIVRDLLELAVKMVREENYELVQVRAEAEAEDAVLDILIPPARADYDDDYGSSDPDYDDDEFPRNISLQHFDDRDEVAPIEDSAARKSFRKKLRQGELDDKEIEIELSTSIGVEIFGPPGFEEMTSQLQGMMQNLGNRKSRKRRVTVAQALKLLTDEAAERMVNDEQIKIDAINRVEENGIVFLDEIDKIVGRSHHTSGPDVSREGVQRDLLPLVEGATVSTRYGMVKTDHVLFIASGAFQLTKPSDLIPELQGRLPIRVELNALTTEDFIRILNETDSSLTQQYFELLKTEKVELEFVDSGVQCLAEFAWRVNESTENIGARRLHTVMERLLEKISFEAADRSGDRVVIDKEFVEQELQGLVEDQQLARYIL; encoded by the coding sequence ATGACACCTCGAGAAATTGTCCAGGAACTGGATAAGCATATCATTGGCCAGCTCGATGCCAAACGTGCGGTCGCCAATGCGCTGCGCAATCGGTGGCGGCGCCTCAATGTCGAAGACGAGGATCTCCGTGCGGAGATCACGCCCAAGAACATCCTGATGATCGGACCCACCGGCGTCGGAAAAACCGAAATTGCCCGTCGGCTTGCGAAACTCGCGAACGCACCATTTCTCAAGGTTGAGGCATCCAAGTTCACTGAGGTTGGCTATGTCGGCCGCGAGGTTGATTCAATCGTTCGCGATCTGCTGGAGTTGGCCGTCAAGATGGTTCGTGAAGAGAATTACGAGTTGGTTCAGGTGCGTGCAGAGGCTGAGGCGGAAGATGCGGTGCTGGACATACTGATTCCTCCTGCTCGTGCGGATTATGATGATGACTATGGTTCCTCCGACCCGGATTATGACGACGACGAGTTTCCAAGAAACATTTCGCTCCAGCATTTCGACGACAGGGACGAGGTGGCGCCCATAGAGGACAGCGCAGCCAGAAAGTCGTTCAGAAAGAAGCTCAGACAAGGTGAGTTGGACGACAAGGAAATCGAGATTGAGCTCAGCACCTCTATCGGTGTGGAAATATTCGGACCACCGGGGTTCGAAGAGATGACCAGTCAGTTGCAGGGCATGATGCAGAATCTCGGAAATCGAAAGAGTCGCAAACGCAGGGTCACTGTCGCACAGGCGCTGAAATTACTGACTGACGAAGCGGCGGAACGCATGGTGAACGACGAACAGATCAAGATCGATGCCATCAACAGGGTTGAGGAGAATGGCATCGTATTCCTGGACGAGATAGACAAGATCGTCGGTCGCTCGCACCACACGAGCGGTCCGGATGTCTCACGTGAAGGTGTCCAGCGCGACCTGCTTCCCTTGGTTGAGGGCGCCACGGTATCGACCCGCTACGGTATGGTGAAAACTGATCACGTACTGTTCATTGCCTCAGGTGCGTTCCAGCTGACAAAACCGTCGGACCTTATTCCGGAGCTGCAGGGTCGCCTGCCCATCAGGGTGGAACTGAACGCGTTGACCACCGAAGATTTCATTCGAATCCTGAACGAGACTGACAGTTCCCTGACCCAGCAGTACTTTGAACTGCTGAAAACCGAGAAGGTGGAGTTGGAGTTTGTCGATTCCGGCGTGCAGTGTCTGGCTGAGTTTGCATGGCGGGTGAACGAATCGACCGAAAACATCGGCGCCCGCCGGTTGCATACGGTCATGGAGCGCCTGCTGGAGAAGATTTCCTTCGAGGCCGCCGACCGAAGCGGCGACAGGGTTGTCATCGACAAAGAGTTTGTTGAGCAGGAATTGCAAGGACTCGTCGAAGATCAGCAGCTTGCCCGTTACATTCTCTAG
- the msrB gene encoding peptide-methionine (R)-S-oxide reductase MsrB, which translates to MEKVTKSDSQWRELLSVDEYHVLRQEGTEPPFSSELNKNNADGVYKCRGCGLAIFDSNTKFDSGTGWPSFHSAIEGSIETRTDFKLIIPRTEYHCARCGGHHGHVFKDGPKPTGKRYCNNGVALVFEPGPQSAS; encoded by the coding sequence ATGGAAAAAGTTACCAAGTCAGATTCGCAATGGCGAGAGTTGCTGAGTGTGGATGAATATCACGTACTGCGACAGGAGGGAACTGAACCGCCCTTCAGCAGCGAGCTGAACAAGAATAATGCCGATGGTGTCTACAAATGCCGCGGCTGTGGTCTTGCTATTTTTGACTCCAACACAAAATTCGACAGTGGAACCGGTTGGCCGAGTTTTCACTCCGCCATCGAGGGCAGTATAGAAACCCGCACCGACTTCAAGCTGATCATACCTCGAACTGAGTATCATTGCGCGCGATGTGGCGGCCATCACGGACATGTTTTCAAAGATGGTCCGAAACCGACCGGGAAACGGTATTGCAACAATGGCGTGGCACTGGTGTTCGAGCCTGGTCCGCAATCCGCAAGCTGA
- a CDS encoding DUF6494 family protein — MNEDVFNIQVRKFLKKVGIESQRQIERAVRDGIESGALTGSETLNATVQLKVEAAGVDHTIEDTIALE, encoded by the coding sequence ATGAACGAAGATGTCTTTAATATACAGGTTCGCAAATTCCTGAAGAAAGTGGGGATTGAGTCGCAGCGTCAGATTGAGCGAGCGGTGCGCGACGGAATCGAGTCCGGTGCATTGACGGGTTCTGAAACGCTGAATGCGACAGTCCAACTGAAAGTTGAAGCCGCTGGCGTTGATCACACCATCGAGGATACCATCGCGCTGGAATAG
- a CDS encoding ClpXP protease specificity-enhancing factor SspB produces MIDADMQQEISKVPYLIDAMRSWAMDSGYTPYLTIQADYPEVNLPFDKIECENGLVTLNIHDRALRGYTVSDGWILFEARFSGESHHVDLPLESVVSLIVPEARNQMVFKEHSTESVQYDDSSQASESSPRKGKPHLRLVE; encoded by the coding sequence TTGATTGACGCAGACATGCAGCAGGAGATTTCCAAAGTACCGTACCTGATTGATGCGATGCGAAGTTGGGCCATGGATTCCGGATACACGCCGTATCTGACAATTCAGGCCGATTATCCCGAAGTGAATCTTCCGTTCGATAAGATCGAATGCGAGAACGGATTGGTCACACTCAACATTCATGACCGGGCATTGAGAGGCTATACGGTTTCCGACGGCTGGATCCTGTTCGAGGCACGGTTTTCCGGAGAGAGTCATCACGTGGACCTGCCGCTCGAGTCAGTGGTGTCGCTGATTGTTCCCGAAGCGAGGAATCAGATGGTTTTCAAAGAACACAGCACGGAATCCGTACAATACGATGATTCATCACAAGCGTCGGAAAGTTCGCCGCGCAAGGGCAAACCTCACCTGCGCCTTGTTGAGTGA
- a CDS encoding ABC transporter substrate-binding protein yields the protein MKRSITAILLSLLLAGQSLHAAQKFTVLLDWYVNPDHGPLFVADAQGFFDDAGLDVELIAPANPNDPPKLVAAKKGDVAISYQPQLHLQVEQGLPLVRIGTLVATPLNCIVVLDDSDIHAIADLKGRKVGYSVAGFEDVLLAAVLEANDLKLEDVELINVNFSLSPAVMSGQVDAVIGAYRNFELNQMDLHGEPGRAFYLEEEGIPSYDELIVVTHTDRVNDPKMRKFMDAVERGVQFMINHPDEAWDNFISYDKALDDELNRRAWRDTLPRFALRPGALDRARYDRFADFLMARGLIAEKPEMEQYAVELN from the coding sequence ATGAAAAGATCAATTACCGCTATCTTGCTTTCACTTCTTCTTGCGGGACAGTCGCTCCATGCGGCACAGAAGTTTACAGTACTTCTTGACTGGTATGTCAATCCGGATCACGGCCCGCTGTTTGTTGCCGACGCTCAGGGATTCTTCGACGACGCAGGTCTGGATGTCGAGTTGATCGCACCGGCGAATCCCAACGACCCGCCAAAACTTGTTGCCGCCAAAAAGGGGGATGTGGCGATATCCTATCAGCCGCAACTTCACCTTCAGGTCGAACAGGGATTACCGCTGGTGCGGATCGGTACACTGGTTGCAACTCCGCTGAATTGCATCGTCGTTCTGGACGACTCTGACATTCATGCGATCGCGGACCTCAAAGGCAGGAAGGTCGGATACTCAGTCGCCGGGTTCGAAGATGTGTTGCTGGCAGCTGTTCTTGAAGCGAATGACCTGAAACTTGAGGATGTTGAACTGATCAATGTCAACTTCTCCCTGTCACCTGCTGTCATGTCCGGTCAGGTGGACGCGGTGATCGGCGCATACCGAAATTTCGAGCTCAACCAGATGGATCTGCATGGCGAGCCGGGCCGGGCCTTCTATCTGGAAGAGGAAGGGATTCCCAGCTACGACGAACTCATCGTCGTCACACACACTGATCGCGTCAATGACCCCAAGATGCGAAAATTCATGGACGCTGTGGAACGCGGCGTACAGTTCATGATCAATCATCCAGATGAAGCCTGGGATAATTTCATCAGTTACGACAAGGCTCTGGATGACGAGCTGAATCGCCGCGCGTGGCGCGATACGCTACCCAGATTCGCCCTTCGGCCGGGCGCGTTGGATCGCGCACGCTACGACAGATTCGCCGACTTTCTCATGGCACGGGGACTGATCGCCGAAAAACCCGAAATGGAACAATATGCAGTTGAGCTGAACTGA
- the djlA gene encoding co-chaperone DjlA: protein MAWWGKVIGGVLGSMALGPIGIILGVAVGNMFDKRRASVGSGSWNMQERMQTVFFTTTFSVLGYIAKVDGHVSPQEVRFAEEVMRNMDLDVDMREVAIQLFRQGKQPEFELNPILKQFNRECGNRKNLKRMFINILLSGALCDGVIDDVENEAIRDIADRIGISRREFAELYNEVSGRSSGAGASQQSLSDDYKMLGLSENADDDEIKRAYRRKMSRLHPDKLVSQGLPDEMIEMATEKTKQIRAAYDRIRERKKYNQDA, encoded by the coding sequence ATGGCTTGGTGGGGTAAGGTAATCGGTGGTGTTCTAGGATCAATGGCACTCGGCCCGATCGGGATCATTCTGGGTGTCGCGGTTGGCAACATGTTCGACAAGCGACGAGCTTCGGTCGGCAGTGGCAGCTGGAATATGCAGGAAAGAATGCAGACCGTATTCTTTACCACCACTTTCTCAGTACTCGGATACATCGCCAAGGTCGACGGCCATGTCAGTCCGCAGGAAGTTCGGTTCGCCGAGGAAGTCATGCGCAACATGGACTTGGACGTTGACATGCGTGAAGTCGCCATCCAGTTGTTTCGTCAAGGAAAACAACCGGAATTTGAGCTCAACCCGATACTGAAACAGTTCAATCGGGAATGCGGCAATCGCAAAAATCTCAAGCGAATGTTCATCAACATCCTGTTGAGCGGCGCTTTGTGCGACGGTGTTATCGATGATGTCGAAAATGAGGCCATACGCGACATCGCTGATCGGATCGGAATTTCGAGGCGGGAATTTGCGGAACTGTACAACGAGGTTTCAGGTCGGTCGTCCGGTGCCGGAGCGAGTCAGCAATCCCTGTCGGACGATTACAAGATGCTGGGACTGAGCGAAAATGCGGACGATGACGAAATCAAACGTGCCTACCGAAGAAAAATGAGTCGATTGCATCCGGACAAACTGGTATCGCAAGGATTGCCGGACGAAATGATCGAAATGGCAACCGAGAAAACCAAGCAGATCAGAGCGGCATACGATCGAATCCGGGAACGCAAGAAATACAATCAGGATGCATGA
- a CDS encoding quinone oxidoreductase: MQVYEVGNPDVMKWEEVDPGSPGEDQVLVRHTVVGLNFIDVYFRTGVYPPPGFPFVPGLEGAGVVEQVGAAVSDLSVGDRVAYASPPLGAYAELRLMPADRLVRIPDSVDDETAAAMMLKGMTAQYLLRQVYKVGASDTILFHAAAGGVGLIACQWAKSLGATVIGTVGSEEKADLARQHGCDHPIIYTREDFTERVREITNGKGVPVVYDSVGLSTFEKSLDCLSPKGLMVSFGQSSGGVESFNPVVLSAKGSLFLTRPTLMTYTAEREDLVMMADELCDMVTTGAVGIPVRQRFALEDAVEAHRSLESRATQGATVLVV; the protein is encoded by the coding sequence ATGCAAGTATACGAAGTGGGAAATCCTGACGTGATGAAGTGGGAAGAGGTCGATCCGGGCAGTCCCGGTGAAGATCAGGTGCTCGTTCGACACACCGTAGTCGGGTTGAATTTCATTGATGTGTATTTTAGAACAGGTGTTTACCCGCCACCGGGCTTCCCCTTTGTACCGGGTTTGGAAGGAGCCGGCGTTGTAGAACAAGTTGGAGCCGCGGTATCCGACCTCTCAGTGGGAGATCGTGTAGCCTACGCATCGCCGCCGTTAGGGGCATACGCTGAACTTCGCTTGATGCCGGCCGACAGGCTGGTCCGAATACCGGACTCAGTCGATGACGAAACTGCCGCTGCCATGATGCTTAAAGGCATGACGGCACAATATCTTCTGCGGCAGGTATACAAAGTTGGCGCCAGCGATACGATCCTGTTTCACGCAGCAGCGGGCGGAGTGGGACTGATTGCCTGTCAGTGGGCAAAAAGTCTCGGCGCGACGGTCATAGGAACTGTCGGCAGCGAAGAAAAAGCCGACCTTGCGCGGCAACACGGGTGCGACCATCCGATCATTTACACCCGTGAGGATTTTACTGAACGTGTGAGAGAGATAACGAACGGGAAGGGTGTTCCTGTGGTCTACGATTCTGTCGGGTTGAGCACATTCGAAAAATCACTTGACTGTCTTTCACCCAAAGGGTTGATGGTGAGTTTCGGGCAGTCATCGGGCGGGGTCGAGTCATTCAACCCGGTGGTGCTGAGCGCGAAAGGTTCCCTATTTCTGACAAGACCGACCCTGATGACCTATACGGCCGAACGGGAAGATCTCGTCATGATGGCGGACGAGTTATGCGACATGGTGACGACTGGCGCTGTTGGAATACCTGTCAGACAGCGTTTTGCGCTCGAAGATGCGGTTGAGGCGCATCGCAGTCTTGAGTCGCGCGCCACTCAGGGTGCAACTGTGCTTGTGGTCTGA
- a CDS encoding DMT family transporter — translation MREDRAKGVFLVLTAGVFWSFAGLAVRLIEFANEWQILFYRSTTLVAFLVLYLSVSRGRAVIDAVRDCGWIGFFAGFSLSLAFCTWIYALTHTTVANALFLLSTAPFIAALAGWWLLGERVTSTLVWFILMATVGVAVMVAEGYQFGTLFGTVMGLLSATGFGLFAVFLRMGRTTDLVPAVLWAGVSATIISACMVGLTGSGLEVTTRDWLLCASMGIFQVGVGLVIFTHGAKYLPAAEITLLSLTEIVLGPIWVWLAIREVPGIMTVIGGAIVLSAIAGQSFFTLRR, via the coding sequence ATGAGGGAAGATCGCGCAAAGGGTGTGTTTCTCGTCCTGACCGCTGGAGTATTTTGGAGTTTCGCAGGCCTTGCTGTTCGGCTTATCGAATTCGCCAACGAATGGCAAATTCTGTTTTACCGGTCGACCACACTCGTTGCCTTTCTCGTTCTTTACCTGTCGGTCTCGCGCGGCCGCGCGGTCATTGATGCAGTTCGCGATTGCGGCTGGATTGGATTCTTCGCGGGATTTTCGCTCAGCCTTGCGTTCTGTACCTGGATTTACGCGCTGACGCATACAACCGTCGCGAATGCTCTGTTTCTGCTTTCTACGGCACCTTTCATAGCCGCACTCGCGGGCTGGTGGCTCCTCGGCGAGAGAGTGACCAGCACCCTGGTTTGGTTCATTCTCATGGCAACGGTCGGTGTTGCGGTCATGGTGGCGGAGGGGTATCAGTTCGGTACGCTTTTCGGGACTGTCATGGGATTGCTGTCTGCAACAGGATTCGGGTTATTCGCCGTTTTTCTCAGAATGGGCAGAACAACCGACCTGGTCCCCGCGGTTTTGTGGGCTGGTGTGAGTGCCACCATAATATCCGCTTGCATGGTCGGGTTGACCGGATCAGGTCTAGAGGTCACTACGCGGGATTGGCTGCTTTGCGCCTCGATGGGAATCTTCCAGGTCGGAGTTGGCCTGGTGATTTTCACGCACGGTGCAAAATATCTCCCAGCTGCCGAAATCACATTGCTTTCGCTTACAGAAATTGTGCTTGGTCCTATCTGGGTGTGGCTTGCCATCCGCGAAGTGCCAGGCATCATGACCGTGATCGGTGGTGCGATTGTGCTTTCGGCTATTGCCGGTCAGTCGTTTTTCACCCTTCGCAGGTGA
- a CDS encoding DMT family transporter → MTSDRTGFGTTVSYLPFALILILGLIWGGVPSLSKYVTQQGVSPLSYSFWIFFTASIMTGSINFIRSRQRPPPYIVFYLVCGLTGSAIPTTAMYFAVVEIPAGLMVLLIAVTPIFTYIFSLITNTEKHHPLKTVGVLLAFVGIVLILLPDSIAEMKAPIGGVLIGFLAPAFYAMNLVYTARCRPADLHIMDMTTCMLVTATAVMFVATLLFEPLYPLWNAPPLVASLTLLQGLVTSIAFCLFFTLVKMSGALYSSQVTYSTTIIGIMIGAYVHDEVLPILVWIATLLMFMGIGIVQKARNLTKENTPGALSET, encoded by the coding sequence ATGACTTCCGACCGCACAGGCTTCGGCACCACAGTCAGTTACCTGCCCTTTGCCCTGATCTTGATTCTGGGATTGATCTGGGGTGGTGTGCCAAGCCTATCCAAGTATGTCACCCAGCAGGGTGTTTCTCCGCTCAGCTACTCGTTTTGGATCTTCTTCACGGCCTCAATCATGACCGGCTCAATAAACTTCATCCGAAGCAGGCAGCGGCCGCCTCCCTACATTGTGTTCTATTTGGTCTGCGGACTGACCGGGAGCGCCATCCCCACTACAGCCATGTATTTCGCGGTCGTCGAGATTCCAGCCGGCTTGATGGTACTGCTGATCGCGGTGACACCGATATTCACTTACATTTTCTCGCTGATCACCAATACGGAAAAGCACCATCCGCTGAAAACAGTTGGAGTGCTGCTGGCATTTGTCGGCATTGTCCTCATTCTGCTACCCGACTCCATCGCCGAAATGAAAGCGCCGATAGGGGGTGTTCTCATCGGCTTTCTGGCCCCCGCGTTCTATGCCATGAACCTGGTGTACACCGCGCGTTGCCGTCCGGCAGATCTGCATATCATGGATATGACAACCTGCATGCTGGTCACTGCGACCGCCGTGATGTTCGTCGCTACGCTGCTGTTCGAGCCGCTGTACCCACTATGGAACGCACCACCACTGGTTGCCAGTCTGACCCTGCTTCAGGGATTGGTGACGTCCATCGCATTCTGCCTGTTCTTTACCCTGGTAAAGATGTCCGGTGCACTGTATTCGAGTCAGGTTACCTATTCAACCACGATAATCGGGATCATGATCGGCGCGTACGTCCACGATGAGGTGTTGCCGATACTGGTCTGGATAGCGACTTTGCTGATGTTCATGGGTATCGGAATCGTTCAGAAGGCCAGGAACCTGACAAAAGAGAATACGCCCGGCGCATTGAGCGAGACTTGA